From the genome of Bubalus kerabau isolate K-KA32 ecotype Philippines breed swamp buffalo chromosome 13, PCC_UOA_SB_1v2, whole genome shotgun sequence:
GGGGAACGGAATGTACAAAGGTCTCCCAGTGAGAGACACAGGAACCATTTGGAAAGTGAAAGAACTATCTGGCTGGGTCTGAagttggggagggagtggggagagatGGACAGAGGCCAGAAAGGAGCAGTTCGTGCAGGGCTTTGAGGTCCTGGGAAGGAGTTGGGACTTAATTACAGGAGCAACAGGGAGCCATGGAAGGAATCTGAGGAGGGGAGTGCAGAGGCAAGATTTACATTTAGAGTGATCCCTCTGGAGGACAGAGGGGAGAGCCAAGGGACGGGAAAGCAGGGCACTCAGTTGTCCTGGTGAGAGATGGTGGGAATGGATCCAAGTAGATGGCTGAAAGAGCGGTTCTGGAGGAAGAGCCAAACACCTTGGTAATGGGTTAGAATGAGATTGGAAGAGAGGGGAGCAGCCAGGGTTCAGGTGCCTGGCTCTGCCGTCTGGGTGGCGGGTGATGCTATCTCCcattttgaaaagcaattttGCAGCGGGGAGCTGACAAGTGTGGTACCGAGGAGGTGCTGAGTTTGAGAGATCTGGGAGTGCTAGACTAGCAGGCTTGGGGCTtggaggggaggctgggaaacACTGGGCTCCATGCTGAGGCTGTGTAAGGAGAGTGGGACACCAGGAGGGAGGCCCAGGAGGGAGTGCTGCGAACACCGAAAAAGGAGGCGAGGGGATGGAGGCTGAGAAGCAGGGGCCCGGAAGGCAGGAGAACAGGTCAGGGTTGGAGTGGAGTGGGCACACAGAGATTCTGGGAACCAAGTGAGACTGTttcagggaggagaaggggaccactaGATGTAGACCAACTGAGGCGGCAGAGGGGGTGTCTAAGAAGATGATAGCAATGGCATTCTTAGAGACAATCAGAGACATCAGCAGGAGAAAGAGAAGCCAGACTGTGGGGAGAAGAGGAGCTGAGGGGTTATGAGTGAGGGCGTTGATGGTCAGAAGCCCCTTTCTAGATGCTTTATACCCTGTGAAAGTAGAGGGGAGACCAGAGAAGCAGGAGCTGGAGGTAGCTGTGGTGTTTGGGATGGTGGCAGTGGTCTGGGATGTGGCTGTTTGCTTATTGCTCATGTAAGAGATTTGAGTTAAAACTTTGATGGGAAAGAGACAGTTTGGAGGAAGTTAATGGTGACTGAACAAAGATAAGGCATTCCTGGAGGAGGTCCCTGAGAAGGGCTGGGGTTGGGAAGCACAGAAAATGTCCCGAAGTTGCTGGGGTTAACAGTTTAGGGGTGGGAAGTGGAGGGAATTTCCACCCATGGCAGTGGTATCTAATTTCCCCAGGAAGAGGGTGAAGTACCCTAGCGGGTGAGGACGGTGCAAGTCATGCAGCGCTTGGCTAATGCTCTTTTAagagggtgggcttcccaggtggtgctagtggtaaagagccctcctgtcaatgcaggagacataagagactcctgcattgatccctgggtctgggaagatcccctggaggagggcatgacaacccactccagtattcttgcctggagaatcccatggacagaggggcctggtgggctacagtccatggggtgacacactgaagagctggacacactgaagcgacatagcaggcACCCAGGGGAGGGTCTCCCTTATGTAGAAAACATTATCATCAACCTAGAGACAGCCGAGGTTAAGGACTGAACGAGTGGCCGGAGGTGGCAGCGCATCAGGTCGCTCCAGGCGCTGGGACCGTGTGCATACAGAGCCCTCCGGGAACCAAACCTGGGACCCCCGCCCCGACTCCCTTACCCTGAAGAGCGCAGCGTCCTGCCGCACCTGGTAACCCTGCTTGGCTGCGTGCTTCCAGGGGATGCGGAAGAGGGTCTTGCCTGCGTCCTCCCAGCGCAGCCCCGCATAGCGCCCGCTCTCGATCTGCGCCACCAGCCATTCTCGGAGGCGCAGGGGACCCCCGGCCCCCGCCATGGGTCGCCTGCTGTCGGAGACCTTCCCTTCGTCCCTCCGCCAGGGGTCGCCGGCCATAGGGGAACGCAGTGCTCCGGGGACTAGGTCTGGGGCACGCGGGTGACCGAACCCCAGGGCGACAGAGGATCGCGCTCCGGGGCCACCTGGACAGCGCGGAGGCGGCGAAAGCGAAAGTCTGGGTAGGAAGTTTCGCTTTCCTTTCTGCTCCCTGGAGGCCCTTTCGCCCCACCCTGTGTCGCCTGGCCTGGAGGGCATCAGTCCTCACACAGCGGGCAGCCTGAAGTACCGTGGGAAGCCAAGACCCACTGGAGGGTAGAGGGTGGAGTAGCCCCGGGTTCTACCCGTCCCTGGAGCCTGACGCAGTGGAGGGGGGAGGGCCGCGGGCACCTAGGGTGTCCCTTGCTCCATCCCTgcatctgttttcctttcttcacaGCCTCCGGGAAACTTAGTCTCTTTCCAGGACCAGGACAGAAGAGGTGGGAAAAGCATAGTGCCTACCAAACTAACTCCTGGCAAAACTGGGAGGCAGAGACTGGTTTAAATGCACACTTCCAGCCTCCAACCTAGACCTGCAGAATtagatttcctgggcaagaagtCAGGGAATGTGAATTTTAAACAAGTCCCCCATGGGATTCTGATCCAGGTGATCCATGAACCACCCTTGGAGAAATATTTCCTTCAATACTGGGAGTCCCCTTCTTCTGACCACTCCCCAATATGCTTGCTTGGTCTGGCTTTCCTGCAGTGTCTCAATTGCTCACATGTCTCAACAGCATGTGAGATGTGTAAAATTACTGATTTTGTCATTAGAAGACTGAGGTCACCCAGTTAGTGCCTGGGGGAGCCAGTATCTGAATCCGGGACTCTCTGCCCCCAGAGTCCAGGAGCCTAAACAGTGTCCCACACGGCCTCCCAACAGCTGTACCTGGAGTTTATATAGATTCCTGGTGGGGTCTGTGataccaaccccccaccccaccccacccccaccagaagtATATGCAATTTTTTCATCTCTATATTTTTtctgggtggcgctagtggtaaagaattcacctgccaatgcaggagatgtaagagacaagggttcaatccctgggtcaggaagatcccctggaggagggcacagcaacccactccagtattcttgcttgtagaatcccatgggcagagcagcttggcaggctacagcccacagggtcgcagagtcagacatgaccgaagtgacttagcacacacgtatcTTTCATTAAACTGTCAAAGGGGGATTGTGATATGAAAAAGGTCAAGGAGCTCAGACTGCTCCACGCTGGCTGTGTACCTGggtaaactgaggctctgagagggagAAACCAGCCCTCCCTGCAGCCAGCACTGAGCGAGATGGGGGCCAGCATTGACCAGAGGCTGGCACTGTCCCTCGTGTGTACCTGCCAGGGAGCTTTCCTCATGCTCCCCACTCTCTGTCCTCATAGGGCCACTTGCAGATTCCATGAGATGCAGGTCCAGTGTCCAGCACATTGCCTGACCCACAgagagtgctcaataaatgagtgATATTATTATTGCGGTTGTTGAGCCAGAGTGTGGTGAAGGTAATGATGAGGGGGGCGGGGAGCATCATGAAGGACCTGGAATATCCTATCAAGGGGTTTTGTTTTCTCCTAGAGATGACAGAGAtaattgtgtgtgctcagttgtttcagtgtgtctgactctttgtgaccccaaggactgcagcccaccaggttcttcctAGCAAGAATTTcctagcaagaatattggagtgggttgccatgccgtcctccaggggatgttcccaacccagaggtccaACCTGCATCaccacccctgagccaccagggaactccagaGGGCAGTGGAGGCTTTTAAATAGGGCACGACACCAATTGAATCACGAAGATGTTTTGAACCCTGCGGGTGGTGGCACCACTAACCAGCCAGGAGGACCACAGGCTCCCTGCACTCTGGTGAGTCCTACCACACCGCTCTCCATACACCCTCCCACCTCAGGCCTCTTTAGGTACTGTaccctctgcctgaaatgcttcCACCCACACAGCAAAGCAGCTGTTTATTTGTTTATCCAGGGTCTTTCCCATCAGAATGTCAGCAACATGAGTGCAGAGGCTTGCTCGCTGCTGTGTCTTCAGTGCCCAGCTCatggcctggcacacagtaggtactcaatgaACTGTTGTTGTGTGAATGCCGAGGAGGAGGTGGAGCAGCAAGTGAAGGTTATTTCATCcatctcccacccccaatcctggAATCTGGGCCTCCCCCATCACCCCCAGGTCTCGGTGCATCCTAAGAACCCCTGTACAGGTGATTATTAGATTACAGAAATTTCAGATGCCTCTTAACTCTAAGTTAATTTTAGTTTAGGAAAAATAAGCTCAGGTGACCATTGTTCATCCTCAGCCAGTCTGCCGCTATCTTGGGCTGCCCTGAGGCCCTCCCCTCTCAGTGCTCCCCTGGCCTTTAAACTCTAAGTGGGAAGGGTCATTCCCAGTAGGCGGGGGCGGGTCCTCCTGGCCAGTAACCTTCAAGACCAGAAGGAGTTGCTTTTTAACAACCGTCATGGGACACAGACTGTCCAGGGTCACATCCAGCTTCCCCTACTCTGGTTGTGTGTCCTCGGACAAGCTGCCCGACTTCTCTGAACTTGTTTCCTCCCTGAGGATTAAGTGAGCTCATTCCAGTAAAAAATCAGGCATGAGGGAGGTACTACTTCTATACCTTTACTAGCTAGGATTTGTGGATAGGGAAAGGAAGGGagctggggaggaagggatggGGTTCAGGGAGGACAGGGGCTCAGCCAGGGGGCAGGGGGTTCAAAGACAAAGAGGAATTGGGGGCCTTTTCAGGAGACCAGGGCTCCAGGGAGAGAGAGCTGTGAGGATAAAGGAAGCGGAATTCAGCCCAGCACACTGCAGTGCTGGGAAGATGGCAGGCTTCTAAGGCCGTAGGGGATGCAAACTTCCTCCCATTCTTGTTTCCTGCAGGCGTCAGGAACAGCGCCCCCTCACCTTAGCtcaatgactgaatgactgggagACGAGATCAGACCGGCAGCTTCTGCGTCTCTTTAATATCCTCCAGGCCCATCCAACCCTCCCCCTCACCCACTCCCACTCCCGCCGCCTTCaatggggcggggcagggggaggcgccctcccccagcccaagGACTAAGGCACCAGGTGGCTGCAGCAGGCCGGCCCAGACACAGagccacacacacagatggacacACGGACTGCGGACGCAGACAAGCCAGgcgggcagaggggcaggggcagggatcAGGCCGCCGCGCGGCTCCCACGGGCGCTGGGCCCCTCCTGAAGGCCGTGAGAAGCCCGGACGATCCCAGAAGGGGGACCAGTCGGGAGGACGAGGGGCGCCGCGGCGGGGGCGGGATCCTCACTTGCTGCCTTTGCGGGACAGACACCGCGGGAGGCAGGAGAAAGTCTGCTTGACGCGCGCCAACAGCGGCAGCGGCCGGTGGGCCTCCCGGGGCGAGCGCGGCACCAGGCGCTGCAAGGTCCCCTCCGAGGCCGTGGAGTTGGGCGCCGGGGAAGCGGCCGCGGTCGCCGAGCCCTGCCGGCAGCGCTTGCACAGCGGCAGCAGCGCGCGCACCTCCTCCTCGTCGCGGAAAGGGCTCTCGCCGAAGCGCTCCTCCAGCTGCCGGCGAAGCTGGGGCAGGAAGAGAGGCGGGGTCGGTGCCCGGCCCCGGGTCCCCTCTCCATCCTTAGACCTTCCGCTCTTTTACTAGCTCCCCACACCTTGCTAAGCCCCTCCCCTTCCTGAGCGTCCTCTTAGCTGCCCTTGGGGTCTCCATCCCCCTCagtgagccccctctccctccgagtcccttctctctccctgaat
Proteins encoded in this window:
- the DUSP15 gene encoding dual specificity protein phosphatase 15 isoform X3, whose protein sequence is MTVTGLSWRDVLEAIKATRPIANPNPGFRQQLEEFGWGSSRKLRRQLEERFGESPFRDEEEVRALLPLCKRCRQGSATAAASPAPNSTASEGTLQRLVPRSPREAHRPLPLLARVKQTFSCLPRCLSRKGSK